CAGGGCGCGGCCAAGGCGTTGATCGTCCGCGCAGGGGACTATTTCGGGCCCGGTGCGGCAAATAACTGGTTCGGCCAGGCGATGGTGAACCCCGGCGCCCGGCCCCGCGTGATCCGCACCCCAGGCAAGCGCGGCATCGGCCATCAATGGGCCTATCTGCCCGATGTCGCCGAGACGATGGCGCAGCTGCTCGACCAACCTGCCTTGCCCGCCTTCGCCCGCTTCCACATGGACGGCCATTGGGACACGGACGGGCGGCAGATGGCGGAGACGATCGCGCGCGTGCTCAGCGATCCGGCGGTGCCGATCCGCCCCCTGCCCTGGTGGCAGCTCCGCCTCGCCGCGCTGGCGATGACAACGCCGCGCGAGCTGATGGAGATGCGCTATCTGTGGCAGCAGCCGATCCGGCTCCGCAACGCGCGGCTGGTCGCCACGCTCGGCGCCGAGCCCCGGACGCCGCTTGTCGAAGCCGTGGCGGCAACGCTCACGGGTCTCGGCTGCCGGTAGGCGTTCAGCCGAGGGTGAGATAGAGCTCGGCTTCGATCAACCAAGCGCCACCGATCTCGCGCCACTTGGCGGTATAGCTGCCCCGCGCCTGCACAGTCCCGTCCGCGGCCGCCACACCCTGCCACTGGCCATGCTCGAACGCGATCGGGACGACAGGCGAGACGAGCACCGTCTCCGGGATCCGGCTGTAGACGCTACGGTCGCGCGCGGCGAACTCGCGCTTCCATGCCGCGAGCTGGGCCTTGCGCCCGGTTATCACCGCGCTGTCCGTCCCGGCGACCAGCACCACGTCGGGCGCGAGCAGTGGCCCGATCGCAGCGAGGTCCGCCGCTGCCAGCGCGCGGTTGAATGCGGCGCGGGCCATGCGGATGGCGAGTTCGGGCGAGGTCTGCATCGCCGCCTGCTCTACCGCCGCCCGCACGATCGGCAAGCCTGACGCATGCGTCCAACCGCCAATCAGCCGCGACGGATTGCCAGCCGCCCGCCACCGTGTAGACTAGCGTTAATCGTCGGCTAACCGACTGAATTGGAGACTTTCCTTGACGCTGAAGCACGTCCTTCTGGCCTCTACCCTGTCGATCGCGGCGATTGCTGCCCCCGCGCTCAGCCGCAAGCCGCAGCAAACGGCCCCCGCCGCGCCGAGCGCGGAAGCAACCCGCTATGGCAGTTGGGGCTTCGACCTTGCGGGCATGGATCGCAGCGTGAAGCCGGGCGACGACTGGTATCGCTTCGTCAACGGCGCCTGGACCGATCGTACCAAGATCCCCGACGATCGCTCCTCGTTCGGCGCGTTCATCGTGCTGCGCGACCTGTCCGAGATGCGGCTGCGCGGCCTGATCGAAGGCTATAGCCCCACCGACACCGTCAACCCCGATCGCCGCAAGGCTGCGACGCTGTATCGCGGCTATATGGACGAAGCCGCGATCGAGAAGCTCGATGCGCAGCCGCTTACCCAGCGCCTCGCACCGGTCAAGGCGGCGAAGACCAAGGCAGCGCTTGCCGCGGAAATGGGTGCATCGATGGCCGGGTTCGGCGCCAGCTTCTTCGGCGTCGGCGTGAGCGACGATGCCAAGCAGCCCGATACCTATGCGCTGTACCTGCGCCAGGGCGGCCTGGGCCTCGGCGATCGCGACCTCTATCTCGATCCGAAGTTCGCGCCGCAAGTCGCGCGCTACCGCCAATATGTCGCGCAGCTGCTCGGCATGGCGGGCTGGCCCGACGCCGCGGCCGCTGCCGACAAGGTCGTCGCGATGGAGACGCGCATCGCCGAGGCGCACTGGACCCGCGCGCAGAGCCGCGATCGCGACAAGACCTACAATCCCGTCACCGTGGCCGAGCTCAAGGCGCAGGCGCCGGGCTTCGCATGGGATCCGTTCTGGGCGGCCGCGGGCCTGACCAAGGCGAGCCGGGTGATCGTCGCGCAGAACAGCGCGGTGCCGAAGATCGCGCAGGTCTTCGCCGATACCGATCTGGAAACGCTCAAGGCCTGGCAGGCTTTCCGTATCGCCGACGACATTTCGCCGCTGCTGTCGAAGCGATTCTCCGATGCGCAGTTCGACTTCCGCGCCCGCTTCCTCAACGGTCAGCCCAAGGAGCGCGATCGCTGGAAGCGCGCGGTCTCCTTCACCGAGCGCGCGATCGGCGAAGGCGTCGGCCGCGACTATGTCGCGCTGTACTTCCCGCCCGAGAGCAAGGCCAAGATGGACGTGCTGGTCGGCAATCTCCGCGTCGCGCTCGCCGGCCGCATCAAGAACCTGGCCTGGATGAGCCCGGCGACCAAAGAGCAGGCGCTCGCCAAGTTGCAGGGCTTCACCGTCAAGGTGGGCTATCCGAGCAAGTGGCGCGACTACACGGCGCTGGAGGTCCGCCCGGGAGACCTGGTCGGCAATGCCGAGCGCGCGAGCAAGTTCGAATGGGACTATCGCCGCAACCGGCTGGGTGGCCCGGTCGACAAGGCCGAGTGGGGCATGACGCCGCAGACGGTCAACGCCTATTATAACTCGGTCAAGAACGAGATCGTGTTCCCGGCGGCGATCCTGCAGCCGCCCTTCTTCGATCCCAAGGCCGATGACGCGGTCAATTATGGCGGCATCGGCGGGGTGATCGGCCACGAGATCAGCCATGGCTTCGACGACCAGGGGCGCAAGTCCGACGGCAACGGCGTGCTGCGCGACTGGTGGACCGCGGAAGATGCGACCAAGTTCGAGGCGCAGGCGGTGCGGCTGGGTGCCCAGTAC
This genomic stretch from Sphingomonas sp. harbors:
- a CDS encoding nuclear transport factor 2 family protein, whose product is MQTSPELAIRMARAAFNRALAAADLAAIGPLLAPDVVLVAGTDSAVITGRKAQLAAWKREFAARDRSVYSRIPETVLVSPVVPIAFEHGQWQGVAAADGTVQARGSYTAKWREIGGAWLIEAELYLTLG
- a CDS encoding NAD-dependent epimerase/dehydratase family protein, whose product is MTEKTALILGATGGIGGAMRERLRAGGWRVKALTRRASPLLEGCEQIIGDAMDAEAVLAAAQNAEVIVHAVNPPGYRNWADLVLPMIDNSIAAARTTGARIVLPGTVYNYGPDTFPVIDEDAPQHPRTRKGAIRVALEERLRCAAEQGAAKALIVRAGDYFGPGAANNWFGQAMVNPGARPRVIRTPGKRGIGHQWAYLPDVAETMAQLLDQPALPAFARFHMDGHWDTDGRQMAETIARVLSDPAVPIRPLPWWQLRLAALAMTTPRELMEMRYLWQQPIRLRNARLVATLGAEPRTPLVEAVAATLTGLGCR
- a CDS encoding M13-type metalloendopeptidase is translated as MTLKHVLLASTLSIAAIAAPALSRKPQQTAPAAPSAEATRYGSWGFDLAGMDRSVKPGDDWYRFVNGAWTDRTKIPDDRSSFGAFIVLRDLSEMRLRGLIEGYSPTDTVNPDRRKAATLYRGYMDEAAIEKLDAQPLTQRLAPVKAAKTKAALAAEMGASMAGFGASFFGVGVSDDAKQPDTYALYLRQGGLGLGDRDLYLDPKFAPQVARYRQYVAQLLGMAGWPDAAAAADKVVAMETRIAEAHWTRAQSRDRDKTYNPVTVAELKAQAPGFAWDPFWAAAGLTKASRVIVAQNSAVPKIAQVFADTDLETLKAWQAFRIADDISPLLSKRFSDAQFDFRARFLNGQPKERDRWKRAVSFTERAIGEGVGRDYVALYFPPESKAKMDVLVGNLRVALAGRIKNLAWMSPATKEQALAKLQGFTVKVGYPSKWRDYTALEVRPGDLVGNAERASKFEWDYRRNRLGGPVDKAEWGMTPQTVNAYYNSVKNEIVFPAAILQPPFFDPKADDAVNYGGIGGVIGHEISHGFDDQGRKSDGNGVLRDWWTAEDATKFEAQAVRLGAQYEAYSFEGLPGLHINGRASMGENIGDLGGVMIALDAYHASLGGKPAPVLDGFTGDQRFFLGWGQVWRTLFRNEALRQQLVSDPHSPGQIRAVNPLRNVDAWYAAWNITPEQKQYVAPADRVRIW